AATCGGGCGTTGCACGGCTGCTGCGATTTCTTCAAGACGGTCAAAGCGAAGATTCGGCGTTTCTTTATAAATACCGTGTGCTGTTCCAATCGAAACCGCTAAGTAGTCGACATCCGTCGCAGTAACGAACTCCACCGCCTCAGCTGTCGTCGTAATGAGCGCATCTTTCTCATCAACGGTAATGTCGTCTTCTGTTCCACCAATCTTTCCAATTTCACCTTCACTTCCTATGCCTAGCGCACGGGCTGCTTTCACGACATGGTCTGTAATGGTTGCGTTCTCTTCGAACGTACGGGCAGAACCGTCAAACATGACCGACTGGAATCCAAGCTGAATCGCTTCCATTGTTTGTTCAAATTGACGACTGTGATCCAAATGAATGGCAATCGGAACCGTTGCATTCTCAGCGAAACTATCCACCATCGCCTTCATCTGTCTTAATCCAAGCGTTTGGATCACCTTTTGTCCAATTTGAATCATAATTGGTGCACGCTTCTCCTCCGCCGCTTCAATAATGGCAGCGATTGTCTCTGCATTGTGTGCACTAAACGCCCCTACCCCGTACTGATGTTGTCGAGCATGTTCAAGCATCGTTTTCCCATCGAGAAATGCCATGTGAATCTCTCCCCCATTTAGATTTACCGCTTCAGTTCTATGCTGTAGTGGTACTGATCATTTCGGTACTTCGTCTTTGTATACTCAATTGGTTCTCCGTTCACCCCAAGACTTAGCCGCGTCATTTCAAGCAAGGCTTCCCCAGCACGAATCCCTAATAAGTCGGCTTCTTGAATCGTTGCATTAATAGCCGAAATCTTCTCACTAGCTCGATTTAAGTACACATTGTATTTCTCCAGAATTTCATAGTAGCGCGCTTCATTTAAGTCAAATTCCATAAGGATGTTCCCAATGGATTGCGGCCAGCACGTTCGTTCAAGTGCAACCGGAACATCATCTGCGAAACGGATTCGCTCAACGAGTAAGATTGGTTCGTTCTCCTCTACATTTAACATGGAACGTTCATGGTGTAGGTCTGTTTTAAATTCTGCACGAATGAATTGACTTCGAGGTGTCTGCCCTTTCTCAAGTACTTCTTCTGCAAACCCCTTCAACTGACCCAAGTTCCCGATAAGCTTTCGAGGTTTGACAATCGTACCTCGTCCTTGTTTCTTCTCAAGCAAGCCTTCTTGGACAAGCAGTGAAATCGCTTGACGGATAGTCGTTCGACTAACATCAAATTCTTTCATAAGCGCCTGCTCTGTCGGGATTAGCTTATCCGCTCCCCATTCTCCATTCTGGATGCGTTGAATGAATACGTCTTTCAGCTGAATGTATAGGGCAACCTCTTTATTTGGATCAATTAATTTTCTCATGGTTGTAAACTCTCCTTTGGCTTAACGGCGGGTAGCTTGGCGTCCCACCTCCTAGGAGAGGACGTAACCAAGCATAGTAGGACTCAGGGTTCTCTATAAATTGAGAAGGTAAACCTCGTTCGCCTTCATGAATCACATCTTCAAGCTTAACGGGTTTCAGCTTCATTTCATAGTCATCCATCTGCTCCCTCACAAAGGAAACCATAATATGATCGGCACCTTCTTTCGCCCATTCTCCACCGACACGCCCTACTTCATAGGCTTCCATTTGGTCTTGTGTCGACACTTCTTGGCTTCCTGCACGCTGATTCATGCCAAGTAGCTCGGAACGAACGGACAATTGCAACTCTTCTTTTAGAAAGGCTTCGATTTCTTCTGAGATTCCTCCAAGTACGGCACGCCCATGGACGACGGCTCGCTCAATCTGCTCTCCGTCCTCCCACTTCACCCCTTCGCTGACGACTACAACTGCGTATCCGTAGTCACGAATGGCTGCTTTCACCACACGTAGAAGTTCTTTACGATCAAGCTTTTGTTCAGGGACGGCGATGAAATGGGGGCCTTCTTCTGGATGCTCCTTGTATACCCCAGATGCTGCTGCTAGCCAGCCAGCATTCCTCCCCATCGTCTCCAACACGCGAATTTGTTCGAAATTCTTCATCGCATGTAAATCTCGAGAAGCATCCTTT
This portion of the Pontibacillus halophilus JSM 076056 = DSM 19796 genome encodes:
- a CDS encoding GntR family transcriptional regulator; this translates as MRKLIDPNKEVALYIQLKDVFIQRIQNGEWGADKLIPTEQALMKEFDVSRTTIRQAISLLVQEGLLEKKQGRGTIVKPRKLIGNLGQLKGFAEEVLEKGQTPRSQFIRAEFKTDLHHERSMLNVEENEPILLVERIRFADDVPVALERTCWPQSIGNILMEFDLNEARYYEILEKYNVYLNRASEKISAINATIQEADLLGIRAGEALLEMTRLSLGVNGEPIEYTKTKYRNDQYHYSIELKR
- a CDS encoding diphosphate--fructose-6-phosphate 1-phosphotransferase; translated protein: MKKVAIGQAGGPTAVINATLVGLVETVQDECEVLFVQNGYEGLVNEHFLTGDEATIQWVTSHRHVPGACLGSGRYAFTDEAITQAVTNLKKQGADTLFFIGGNGTMEALLKVKQEAIQQGMELTVIGLPKTVDNDLGSTDHAPGFGSAAHYVAQYVKDASRDLHAMKNFEQIRVLETMGRNAGWLAAASGVYKEHPEEGPHFIAVPEQKLDRKELLRVVKAAIRDYGYAVVVVSEGVKWEDGEQIERAVVHGRAVLGGISEEIEAFLKEELQLSVRSELLGMNQRAGSQEVSTQDQMEAYEVGRVGGEWAKEGADHIMVSFVREQMDDYEMKLKPVKLEDVIHEGERGLPSQFIENPESYYAWLRPLLGGGTPSYPPLSQRRVYNHEKIN
- a CDS encoding class II fructose-bisphosphate aldolase; translated protein: MAFLDGKTMLEHARQHQYGVGAFSAHNAETIAAIIEAAEEKRAPIMIQIGQKVIQTLGLRQMKAMVDSFAENATVPIAIHLDHSRQFEQTMEAIQLGFQSVMFDGSARTFEENATITDHVVKAARALGIGSEGEIGKIGGTEDDITVDEKDALITTTAEAVEFVTATDVDYLAVSIGTAHGIYKETPNLRFDRLEEIAAAVQRPIVLHGGSDVPDEQVQRAIQLGVSKINVDTELRQAYTYGLQQYMASNPTDIVLANSLGAGKEVMKQKVMEKIDVFGSAGKAEELVVTTREKVVTL